Sequence from the Rutidosis leptorrhynchoides isolate AG116_Rl617_1_P2 chromosome 3, CSIRO_AGI_Rlap_v1, whole genome shotgun sequence genome:
TGAAGTTGTGGATTTAAGTAAAATGTCTTTAGACACTCTTCCAAAAACTTATAATCTCAATTTAGGGATCATTTATAAATTGGATATTTCCAATAACAATCTCCAGGTACACCCTTTCTCATTTAATTTTCAAAATCTGTTTCATTATTTAATTTTTTGACAATTTAATTTTTAATTGAAACTCtgaattaatataaaaagtattaatCAATTAAAGGCCAAATTAAGTTCTTTTTTCTGATTAAGAAAGACCAATATTTGCAGATGTATTTCATACATGTTATCAAATGACATGAATATGCAATATAGTTATAGTTGTTATTTTCTTCTTCTACTGCGTGTTGGCATTAATATCTGAAACCAAGCAGTtgacttttattattttatcatagtGAAAAAGACAATATTGTCACATGtaatgtaaataatattatatttatatttatatttatttgtctgTGTCACAACACTAAAATATTGGATGGTGTATTACAGGTAATTCCAGAGTCATTAACAGCAAGACTATTAAATGTAGGGGTGTTGGATGTACATTCAAATCAACTTAAAAAGCTTCCAAATTCAATTGGTTGTTTGTCAAAACTCAAGACCCTCAACATTTCTGGAAATCATCTTCAGTCCCTcccaaaaacaattgaaaattgcaGGTTATTATTCAATCAAATAAACTTTTTTTCCTCTTATTCAGTTTTATCATATGAATATGAACTACTTGTCATTGATATAATTTTgtttttgaaaaattgtagaacTTTAGAAGATTTAAATGTGAATTTCAACCAGTTGACCATATTGCCAGACACGATTGGATTCGAACTCATCAACCTCAAGAAGTTATCAGTCAACTCAAACATGCTAAAGTTCCTCCCATCATCGACCTCTCATTTAACCAACTTACGCCACCTTGACGCTCGTCTTAACCACTTACGCTCCCTCCCAGACGACCTTGAAAATCTAGTCAACCTCGAAATTCTCAACATTAGTCAAAATTTCCAAGACATTGACGCGTTACCTTATTCCATAGGTGTCCTTTTCTCTCTTGTTGAACTAGATGTTAGTTACAACAACATTAGTACCTTACCGGACTCCATGGGTTGCTTAAGAAGACTTAGAAAGCTTAATGTGGAAGGTAACCCTTTAGTGTCTCCACCACTAGAAGTGGTCGAGCTAGGTTTACATGTTGTAAAAGAGTATCTTAGCGAGAAGATGAATAGTCCACATCAGAACTCGAACTCACCAAAGAAAAGGTCTTGGATCGGGAAACTAAGAAAATATGGCACATTTAATGGGAACCGTATAGATCAAGCAAGTAGAGAAGGGCGAGAAGAATATATGATGTCTCGTGACCGGACTATTGATGGGCTTTCTTCCCCTAGGTATACGAGCATATTTTCGCCCAGGCGAATTTTCTCTCCTAAAAACTATTTCACTATGAAGTTTTAAGTTTCTTCACATAATATATAGTTTTACATTTTACCAGACTTTTTGTTGGTGAAAATAAAACTACTAGTTATCTAGATTAAGCAATCTTACATGTGCATATTCACATAAACATGGCAAGTCGAACCTTTATTTTTTTCCCTTCAATGTTAGTACTTTCAGATTTATGCTAATAATACTTGTCTCCAATGTTAATCCTGATTCCTGACTGATTCGATTTAGACATTCAATAATTGGACAACTGATTGACTCCAAAATTAATTCTATTACAAATGTTCCAATCTGAACAACCTTTCAACAAAGTTGCCATCATAGCAGATAAACATCGCAAACCCAAACCCAAACCCAAATCTCGCTGATTCCAATCATTTAATCAGCCGACGAAACAAAATGAGATGAGGTTCTTGGGCTAACATGACTGTGGGTTTAAAGCGTAACATGGGTTTAGACTTGTCACTCCTGTGTAGCATATGTGATTTATCATACATAGGAGTAATAAGCTTTGCATACTAACCTCTGACCTTTTGCTACACACACAAAATGGATAAAAGGTACACCTTGTAACCACATTTACATCCAAATCAGGTCCAAGTGCTACtttcttttttggaagacaagTGGCCGGAGTGTGTAACCAGTGATTGAACATGAGTCTCCTTTTGCGATTCCCAAGCATCCAACCACCATGTCACCCCCCGGGGTTGGTCCAAGTGCTATTGTAAAGTGTAACCTTTATTTTGACCTGTTATTCATCTCATATACTACAATTTCGGATACCCCATAACCCTATGCGTAACAAGACgagaccaaacccacaaaaaccttGTATATGTTATCCTAAATATTTGCAAAAAAAAGTGTCAGACGGGCTTGGGTGGTAAGGATCCGTTCAGCTAGTTATGACTCGACCAGCTCTATCAGAAAAATAGACGTAATGATCTTTTAACATATATACCCTGGTTCTATAAGTCGATAACCAACTTGTGAGAAGAGAACAAGGCTCCAAATTATTAGAAAGTCAATAGCCATCTCCCAAATCAAACCACAACGGTATCTGTCGATAAACTTAACTTCCTAACAAGTAGCAACTGGGAAACTTCTATGGGGGTAACACACAGCCAGTCATATTGTCAACTGGCAATCAAGCTTACGAACTACGAGTCTAAGTAAAACCGAAAGTAAGTAACTGTATTCCAAATTAATAAATAAAGTTAATGGAACCAACAAAATGACACATATACAATGATACTGATGGATTTCAAAGTATCCCTACTTATGATCCATACGCAAGTCTATAAATCACTTACGCACATCATTTTCAGCTTACAATCCTCAAACCTACGAATCCCGAACTCACATATGCAGACAATATTCTACCATTTTCCCAATATGTTAAAATTAAGAGACACGTACATTACTTTTCTGGCAATTACCTCTTATAAACCAGATCAGACCTAAAGCATTTATGATATACTCTGAATCTATGATACATATAGACTCTGTAGTACCACAAGCTTACCCTGTTTCTTTATATCATTCATAAAATTTCAAGCAGCTACAAATAACATGTAATTCATATTAAAatgaagaaaaaataaaaataaacattagCACTACAAGCCTCTATGATCAATTTCAAGTAACTAACAATAACATGAACTGAacatttcagaattgaaaatttcagCTGACGTCAGTCTAATTCATCATAAAATCATAAACCTTATAATTCTAATTCCCAATTAAAACAACATTAAAACTCAACGCAAATAACCAGGAATCTTAATACGAAGAAACAACATACTCATAACATAAGCAATCACCAAAAACGACATTCCAGCACCAGCAAACGACATCTTAACACTTTTCGCACGGTTCGGTGAAACCGCCAGATCCATAAGTATAATTCCTAATCCACCAAGCACAAACATGAATCCAGAAGACAGACCTTCGATAATGTATTGACCGTTGACTCTGCCGGACATGAATACGACTGGACGGACGGTGCCGGTGCGTGGATCTTGTGTAGATCCGATTCCTGGTGGTTCGACTATGACATCATAAACAACGCCTGAAACTACCATGAAGTAGGTTAAGAGAACGAGTGAGAAAACGGTCATGGCGGAAGGTAGGGTTATGGTTGGGAGTTTGAGGCGGAGACGCGGTGGCCGGAGATATGAGTATGGGAGGATGTTGAGCGCAAGGAAGAGTAGATCCATGgcgaattagggtttggtggtggtgGTCAGGGTTTGTGAATTGTGAATTTCGTAATTAGAAAGTTTGTTGGGTTGATTTTACTTGCACAGTGTATGTATGTAGACAGTTTTACTGTTAGAATTATAAATTTTTACAGTAGTATTTATGTTCAGAGAGAGACACCACTAGATTTTAGTCATACACCACCAAAAGTGCATTAAAATATTGTAGTGTACAATAATACATATTTGGTGGTGTATGACTAAATTTAGTGGTGTACGAATGAGCCCGGTGTTTaatgtttatttatatttatattgtttttTTGTTTAAAGCAAAAGGATTTTTAAAAACCAAAAAGCAACGGAACAGATGCAAAGTTGCAAACTATACAATTCTGGGCTTCAAGCATTAACCAAAGAAGCAATGCATAGCCACACACAAAATCACGAGATTATACGAAAACAATAAAATGCCACGATCAGAGATGCTGAGTTCGAAGCTCGAAAACTATACGAGATCGAAATATTGACCGGATTCAATTCTAATTCCGCCGGAATCCCATTGGATTCCGTCAGCCAAACGGGACCTCATATTTCTCCAAAACTCGTTCTTTCTCTTTAATCAACCCCAAAACCTCATATGCATCACCTACCTTCTTCACAATTTTCTTATCCCTCGGCTTTCTATCAAACgcttctaaccccttaaaaagctTAACCACTCGATCCATCATATTGCTTCTATAATACATCGATATCATCTGGTGGCATAACTGCCATGGGACCGAATGCAAATCCAGAGCAAGTTTCTCCTCCCAAATCCCCTAAGATCCATATCTAATGCTCATACCAACTGCCCATATGTTTGAGTCCGATCACCATTGTAAATGACGCTCTGTCGACATGAGCTCGATCTTGCAGAAAGGTTCTAAGGTTGTAACATATAGTTTGAGCCCGTAGGGTTCCAACAGAATTGAGGTGTCGCACAAGTTTGGCCATCACCATTGATCTCCACATTTGTAGTCGACGTTGTCATTGGCACTAGCAACTAAATAACTTTAAAATGGGTCGCAACAACAACAGTGGCATTCTCAAGTCCCTAAAACAACAATCAGTATAGTATAAAATGTCGAATTATCATGGATACTTTCTATACTCTAAATTTACCTAATAATCATTTAACCACCAGAATTTATTTATCTGGTTTTTGAAAATTATAAGAATCATCTAATTATATGATGAAacaaaaaataagaaaaacttctcAAATTAGGAACTTCTCAGACCGCGTATAGAAATCATTAACATGTTATCAAACCAACTACACAATCACAATCAAACGCAGCCTTGAAAGCCATTAACAAATCATTAACAAGCAATTCACATTGTCTACACAAGCACATATAATTGTAGCCATTATATAGAACCATATCCCCTCataaaaatcaacacatcaaagcCATTAACTTTGATAAACAATCTATATAAAAATAGTTCCAATAGATGGCCACTTTTTCCCTTTTCTAATAGTATACAAATTCAACTTTTAACAAGCCAATTTCATTTATCAAATGATAAATCGGAGACCAACAATGATTGATTAGTTGTTCCCATTGTTTCAGGCGGTTGGTTTCTTCTCTGTTGTCACTCCAACAACAACATTGCTTACCTAAAACATCATAAAAAACGAGTTTAATCAAGAATAGAGTAAAGATAGAAAGGAAAAATCGGGAATAAGAGGTTACCAGTTTCCCGCTCTCGTCAACAGACATAGGATTTTCAACGACAACAGTTTGAGTCTGCGAGCGAGACATTTCCATTAGAATAAGTACCAAAGGGTTATGAAAACACTATAAGAGTGTATAAACACTTCACGGGTGAACATATAAAGTTTTCCCCTAATAGGCTACGCAGGGCTGAGAAGTATTTTTACTTAAATGTACACGGCCAAGGGCGGATCTAATGCATTACCAGGGGCAGCACAGGTAACCAGTAAAAAAGCCCATCCAGTGGAAATTTTTTGGTAGTTTTAACTGGTGATACCATtagatagtgtaaatttttttgggTGACACCACTGggtagtgtaaatttttttttttgagcttttaactagtgacacccatGACTACAATTACTAAATTTGCCGCTGTACACGGCCTACCAGGTATCCCGGACTGTTTCCACCCCTTTTCCATGGCCACCTCAAAGTATTTGTTATAAACATTATGAAAAATCATATAAACTAGGTATATATATTTCAGTAAATACTTAAATACTTAGAGTTTGAAAATCAACATTAGATGTTGAACAAGATTTGTAGCTAACATATAGTTAAAAAGTAACAATATTATTTAAAGACTGTTATAAACGAAAGATAAATATTAAATGCATGTAAGGTACGAACCAAAAAACAGTAAAACATATGGATGGTGCAAAACCATTGCTAACTGATTGAATTGATAGTTTATATATTACTTTTATGAACTATCAAGTTAAATTCGGGTTTACTTAAAGTTCAAGAAAAAACAATGTAACCTAAAGTTAAATCAATAACATAAGTAAAATATATTTGTTGCATAAAAACCTAGATGATTCGAATCCTGTGACTAAATATTTGCACCAAGTAAGGTTGTCAGTTGGACACAAATTAGATGGTATAACTAAGT
This genomic interval carries:
- the LOC139898282 gene encoding plant intracellular Ras-group-related LRR protein 6-like, encoding MMVNGDHGMMNVDSSKSKRKHLGRNEKKENVMHEVVDLSKMSLDTLPKTYNLNLGIIYKLDISNNNLQVIPESLTARLLNVGVLDVHSNQLKKLPNSIGCLSKLKTLNISGNHLQSLPKTIENCRTLEDLNVNFNQLTILPDTIGFELINLKKLSVNSNMLKFLPSSTSHLTNLRHLDARLNHLRSLPDDLENLVNLEILNISQNFQDIDALPYSIGVLFSLVELDVSYNNISTLPDSMGCLRRLRKLNVEGNPLVSPPLEVVELGLHVVKEYLSEKMNSPHQNSNSPKKRSWIGKLRKYGTFNGNRIDQASREGREEYMMSRDRTIDGLSSPRYTSIFSPRRIFSPKNYFTMKF
- the LOC139898283 gene encoding uncharacterized protein, which gives rise to MDLLFLALNILPYSYLRPPRLRLKLPTITLPSAMTVFSLVLLTYFMVVSGVVYDVIVEPPGIGSTQDPRTGTVRPVVFMSGRVNGQYIIEGLSSGFMFVLGGLGIILMDLAVSPNRAKSVKMSFAGAGMSFLVIAYVMSMLFLRIKIPGYLR